The genomic region TATGCGCAGCACGGGATTCAGGGAAGTCATGGGTTCCTGGAATATCATGGAAATATCGCGTCCGCGCCTGCTGCGCATGGCTCTTTCCTCAAGTTTCAGCAGATCTTCTCCGGCAAAGATCAGGGAACCTGCGCTGATGCGGCCGGGTTCGGGCACCAGGCGCATGAGGGAAAAAGCCGTCATGCTTTTCCCGGAACCGGATTCGCCCACAAGGCAGAGCGTGCGGCCTTTGAAAAGACGGAAGCTGAGATCGCGTACTACGGGAACATCGCCGAAGGAAACGGTGAGGTGCTGAACGTCGAGCAGGGGAAGCATGGATGTGAGGCCTGTACGGGTAGGAGGAAAAGGGCATGACCTGCGAAAACGTGCAGGCCGGAAGGGACGGACCGACTATGACACAGCTTGTCTGCGGGGGCAAGAACGGCCCCGCATGATTTGACAAGGCCGCCGTTGGGGAGGTAGCTTGTTGCAACGCATCAGTGTCGGGACATTCAGTGAATATGCGGGCCTTCCGCAGGGCGCACAGGCACGGCGGGCTTTCCCCGCGCGGCCCTGAACTCCCGATGCGAGGAGCTGAACTTCAGCATTTTTTAAGGATGTTTTCATGAGCATACCTCTTCGTTCTCTTCCCGTGGGGCGCAAGGCGCGCATTGCTTCCGTGCTGGCCGACGGGGAACTGGGTCGCCGCATCCGCGACATGGGACTGGTGACCGGAGCCGAAGTGGAAGTGATAGGCCGCGCGCCTCTGCGCGACCCGGTCGCTCTCCGTCTGCCCGGCTTTACCCTGAGCCTGCGCAACAACG from Mailhella massiliensis harbors:
- a CDS encoding FeoA family protein, which encodes MSIPLRSLPVGRKARIASVLADGELGRRIRDMGLVTGAEVEVIGRAPLRDPVALRLPGFTLSLRNNEADFILVETDD